The segment ATACGAACTTTCTAGAAAcgaaaagaaatcaaagcAAATATTGGCTCATAATATCTCGCGTTCGTAGTTAAATAATagcaaattgaaagttgtTTCATTTATCGGGTCCACAAATCTCTTGCATTAATCCGCATGCAGTAATACGCATATTAGCTCACTTTCACTCGTCGCTACCGAGTTACCCTTTCCTCATCTTCAGATAGTCATAGCTTCCAAGTCTAGATCCTTGCCCCGCCAGAGGACGACGTTTTTCATAACAAAGTGTTACCACAATAATTTCTCCGATCACCGCATTTATATGCGTGCAATATCCCTGTGGCATCCATCTTTCACGAAATGGATTATCCTTTCTGTCATCCATAATGACGCAAGCCTCGACCCCCTATTTTCTTGAGCGGGGACTAGGAGTCATCCATGAAACCAAAATAATTTGGCAGTGCTCTTGACTCAAATGCAACGGCATTTTTGGTGATGCCTGTATAATACCCATAcctttttattcaaatggCTTTTGTTCGTGTAAGGTTTTGAAAGTAGCCTGAAGTTGTATACTTGCATAATCTTTCATCAAACCAAGATTTCAACATTATATAATAGCACGTCAAAGAAAATCATACTTTGCTGCACATATAGATTCTGGGCTATCTCTTGACTTTAATCTCGCAGCGTTTTGGGTTGTAGATAATAGATAAGAAATACAATGCACGATATTTGGCACAATATGTGGCgagttttcaaattgtgaTTCTAAGTGGTTTTGCAAGTCCAATCAACATCAGTTGACACAAGAAAATTTAGTGATAACGCTACCAACGTCCATACAGTGGAAGGAGATGACTTACGAGAAAACCTACCCGCTATGTTGAAATATGTTAGATCTATAGTTTGTGGAGAGTTCAATTTCGTTTGGAGTCTGGATGTAATATTCACTCAAAATACCAGGGGAATTCATATTACCTACTGAGATCTCATCGCTCATACCTGCATTGCCTAAATTTTTACGAAATGAATGAGTCAGATCAAGCAACCTTCGTCTGTGCAGCTGAAAACCATTTAACACATATTTTCACAGGAAAGGAAGACCACTAAAATCATTTTCCATCAGCTATAAAGACTTAGCAAAACGTAAATTTAGCAAAAGCCTATTTCTGAAAAtattaaaaaagaaaattctttatcaaaaaaagtTTATCTCACAAAGAACAATCACGCGAGTCATCTCAGTTAATAGTGAAACAACTTATTTACCAACCAAACCACAATCCCCATACACAAATATGTCCCTACCATCACAACAAACATCTGTAAAAATTCCCAAAGAACGACGCCGATCGTTTATGGATTATGGCGGTGCaaattctttcaacaactttgcTTCATCCTTCTCGCGAGCGCAGCAATATAGCGGCTCCTCCTTAAtggaacaatttgaagatggtCGCACCGCCTCAGTTCGGAGGTACTCGTATCTGCCGTCCAATTTACTTGGAGGTGAATCATCAGTCTCGCCATTAAATGAAGAAGCTGTAGTTGACGATGATTTATCGAGAAGTGGGGGTTCTGATCGAATGGAGTATTTTCAGTTCCCGCAATCTAGTGGGGGTGAAGTAGGAGATAGTGAGAGTGTGATTGATGAACTCACGCCCTTGGTGCCCACGATATCGAAACAGAATAGTCACAAATCATTCATTTTACGAATGGGCAGCTCCACCTCCCCACaaaccattttcaattcaataaatacTTTGGTTGGAATCGGTTTATTGTCCATTCCTTTTGGATTTAGGTTAAGTGGCTGGGTCATGGGTGTTCTTATACTATTGGGGTCAGCATCGAGTACAAATTTGACGGCAAGGTATCTTGGAAGAATCTTGAAGCACCATCCCCATTTATTAACTTATGGTGATATATCATTTGCTTATGGTGGAAAATTCTTTTCCATCTTAGTCACGATgttctttgttttggatCTAATTGGTGCTGCATTGACATTGATACTACTTTTTActgattgttttgttgtcaTTTGGCCCCATCCTGCTGGATTGAAGATCATCATTGTGtcaattgtatttttcaCCAGTTTGCTACCATTGAATATACTCTCAATTTTCAGTTTATTGGGAATATTAGCTACGATGGGGATTATTCTAGTGGTTGTAGTTTGTGGGTTTATAATTGATAAATCGCCAGGATCACTTTTGGATTTTGCACCCACGGCGCTATTTCCAGCCAGTGCCAAAAATTTACTATTCAGTTTGGGAATATTTATGATGCCCTGGGGCGGACATCCAGTATTTCCTGAATTATATCGTGATATGAGACATCCACAAAAATTTAGCCATGCAAGTAATATCTCATTTCTGGTTACTTTTATGcttgattttgcaattggtGCCACCGGTTACTTGATGTATGGTTCTGAAGTCAATGATTCGATTATTAAGAGTTTGATGCAAAATGTAAATTATCCAAGCTGGATCAATAGAGCATTGTGTTTAATTATGGGGATACTACCGATCAGTAAACTTCCATTAGTTACAAGACCAATCATTAGTTCATACGAAAACATATTGCGTATTGCGCCTCATTacaatcaaaaatcaatttccaacaagGTGCTTAGAGTTTTTGCAagatttttgttttgttgtttattgttattgattgCGTTATTGTTTACTTCATTTGGTAAGCTCATGTCATTCTTGGGAAGTGCCATTTGCTATACCGTTTGTTTAACGTTACCattattattttatttgaaattgaacaagttgcAAATTGGAACACTTGAAAGAAATTTTATTAGAGCTGGCATAGTTGTTTCCATATCTTGTGCTGTTTTGGGTACCTACGCATCCATATCCACcgaaacaacaaaatagGTTTCACCAGTGCTACGCAGTTTTCCTCGTAAATAtgaccaaaacaaaattatacTTTTATTGCCTTGCATCTAAATTATCTgcaaagattttgaaaccccaatatacaaaaatgtaaatataaaaaataaaaatcaaaactcATATGACATTTTAATAATCTCCTCTACATCTTTCTTTCGTCTTGGATGCAAAAGAGGCACGCTCAGGGAGGCTCCCCTCAACCCTTTCTACTCTTATCCTTGTGACGTCTCCCTTCATAAGTGTAGCTCCCAGGAGGTTCTGCATATATCGGTGCACTATACATAGATCCCATTGGTTGTGTTTGCGCTTGCGACAAATACTGTGCCATAACTTGAGAGCCCGATGTTCCACATGAATTGTTTTCCATTGAGTGTTGCGCCAATGGTGATGCCATAACTTGTTGTCCCTGAATCACTGGAACATATCTTACGTGTGGAGTGAATTGCCCTATAAACTGTGGCAGTGGTGGAATTGCATACACTTGTTGGGGGTACACTACCGAGGAACGAGGCTGGTGTTGAAATGAGCCATTCCTAGATTTCGGTGATGGCTGATAACCTTGAGACGGAAAACTGCTTGTTGAACTATTACGACTCATGCGCGATGGATGATGGTTGAATTTGGGTGAAGCAAATTGGGTATAAGGGTGTATTACGCCTCCATTATTAATGGATATGCCCGATGAATTTCTGGAACCTCTTCCATTCCAATTTGTTTGCTCTTGATAATAGGGTTGATGATAGATCTTTTGACGTCGCGTATCTGGTCTTTGAGATTTATAACCAAATGTATCGTTAAAACTATCATATTTGCCACTGGCATTGGTAGACACTGTATCATCAGAGCCAATTATTATAGACACATCTTCGTCGTCGTCGACATCTTCGTACTCTTCCTCACCTTCTTCGACCACTTCGACTTTTTCAACGGATTGTTGCTCTAAATGGCCATTTGCATGCTCCTCACTTTCGACTTGCTTCAGTTGTTCACCATCTACCGCATTGCTCAGTCCTAGGTCAGACGGGTCGGTCACTTCCAACTTCGGTTTATCAGTTCCCTTTACGTCTTGCTCTTTTTTCTCCACTTCATTGTCAATAATAGGCTCACACCCCTCCTTCTCAGATTCCTTAATTATGCCAAAAACCATAGCAGCTTCGTCATCAATAACATCCTCATTCTGATTCGGTTGTCCTCtatttgaattttcatCATAGCCATTAACTTGCTTATGATCCCTGTTCTTGCTTCTCTTTGATTTCTCCACACAAGCATGTAATTGGTCCTGATATTGCTGATATGTAGAACCCAAACTCTTATCgaaattctttttgaatgaGAACTTTGGTGGGTTTCCACATCGGTCTTTTCCGAAGTTAACTTTAAAAAGCTTGTACTTTTGATAAAGAGCATTTGCAGCAGCCTGGTCCCCTCGCAACAGCTTGGTTAAATTAACTACTGCATTTGGCTCTTCACATTCGAATGCTCGGACAACCTTGATTGCATCTGAAAtattcaagaaattcaaaaaggCACATTCTTTATTGTGATagaagttgatttgttcTAATCCACCAATACGCGAAAAGTCCAACctcaattcttcttcgCTTGGTAACGCAAGCTTTGACAGAGACTCATCATCTTGGCCGTTTCGAAGTCCTAGGTACACATTTCTTGAAGCACCAGCGGTCACTGCAAGTGCAATTTCCCTCAGCACGGGACCACTATGTTTTTTTGCCCAACCGACAGAAACATCAGTTCCGTGGATaaccaattgatgaagaaccTGATGATTCatgaaaaacttgaaagCAATATTGGCGTCAACAAAAGTGACAAAGCACATTCTTCTTTCGggaaaatgattcaatgaCTCAACCAAGCCTCCTGCCCTAAGATTGTTTGCaatctcttcaattgttgtatgaGGATGTAAGTTACCCAAATGAATTGCTCTGTTACCGGTATTTGTTGGATCCGGGTTGTAGTTTGATACAAACGACGAGTTAGAGTGAAATCCAAATGAGGGATCTGTTGCCAATGGTATATGTACAAATTGCGGTGTTGTTTGAAGTTGTCTCGCATCAGaagaaatcattgaataGACACTGTTATTCGATGCTTGTGCATGtgcttcattttcatcagcATGATCACTATGCGACAATGCATACGTGTCACGAATGATTGGAGAcgaattttcaatatccgATGAATTGGGACTAACAGGATCTATAATATTGACATCAATAGGAGGATTCTGTCCAGGTGAATCGATAATGCTGCTCACTTCAGAACTGTTATCCAACGGACCTTCCTCAACAATGAGGTCACAACCTCCGTTCTCCATGATATTATTTTTCGTCATTTTTCCGTTTGATGCCGAGGAACTCAAGCCactttcaatatcatctcTATATTCGACGAGTGTTTTGTCGCACCTATCTTTATGAAAAGTTGCCAGAGTGAAATAAATACCGTACCTGGAGTTGACATCATACAAGTCATTCGAGGACTCGCGTTTCTTTTTAGAAGCTGCCTCAATATTACCGTTACGGCTCTTTTCTAAATCAGTTTGGATTCTCTTATGGTAACTTTCATACGTTTTCACTGAGGAGTCAATTGATGTGAAATGGACAATAGCTGCGCCAGAAAGGGTATTGTTCGAGCAAGTTTCACCTCTCTCCAGCCCCTCGTGATCCGAAGAGAGCTTTTCCCCTAggtcaatttcaaagcaCTCAACATCCCCAAATTTCTCACACTGAGTCAAAATATAGTGTTTCAAGTGGTTTAATCTATCTTCAGTAGTTGTGTCGTCCAGCAATACATCTTTTACGctgaatgaaatttttaaacACCGCGTTGCTTGATGATCGGTTATATaattcaagtttttcaacttcatgTAGTCTTGCCTTGGTGCTGCATTCccatttttttgtttattgacGTCATTCAAagtaattttcaaatgatctGACCTCAAGGACTGcctcaatttgttcaaattggat is part of the Candida orthopsilosis Co 90-125, chromosome 2 draft sequence genome and harbors:
- a CDS encoding Avt1 vacuolar transporter, encoding MSLPSQQTSVKIPKERRRSFMDYGGANSFNNFASSFSRAQQYSGSSLMEQFEDGRTASVRRYSYSPSNLLGGESSVSPLNEEAVVDDDLSRSGGSDRMEYFQFPQSSGGEVGDSESVIDELTPLVPTISKQNSHKSFILRMGSSTSPQTIFNSINTLVGIGLLSIPFGFRLSGWVMGVLILLGSASSTNLTARYLGRILKHHPHLLTYGDISFAYGGKFFSILVTMFFVLDLIGAALTLILLFTDCFVVIWPHPAGLKIIIVSIVFFTSLLPLNILSIFSLLGILATMGIILVVVVCGFIIDKSPGSLLDFAPTALFPASAKNLLFSLGIFMMPWGGHPVFPELYRDMRHPQKFSHASNISFSVTFMLDFAIGATGYLMYGSEVNDSIIKSLMQNVNYPSWINRALCLIMGILPISKLPLVTRPIISSYENILRIAPHYNQKSISNKVLRVFARFLFCCLLLLIALLFTSFGKLMSFLGSAICYTVCLTLPLLFYLKLNKLQIGTLERNFIRAGIVVSISCAVLGTYASISTETTK
- a CDS encoding RNA-binding protein gives rise to the protein MMYQQVFYNNINRNGGNAATPLNLQRYTAIQGLNGGIPPSPMTPLDMSYGQSMLPSNLFVSTPYFTPPPSAQYFPPVSHHSSLRNSQTSLTNSHGSNSRSRHRNQHRNNGGQQQQQQQQVQVDQREFNGSTAISEYNLGHLNISRNVMLRDLANDMTLHELLDHIDFGPIEYIKLFSKNLSRKDNSNDEKVNKSCSISFINSKTSVMFYLKYAKNSSNLNKLRQSLRSDHLKITLNDVNKQKNGNAAPRQDYMKLKNLNYITDHQATRCLKISFSVKDVLSDDTTTEDRLNHLKHYILTQCEKFGDVECFEIDLGEKLSSDHEGSERGETCSNNTLSGAAIVHFTSIDSSVKTYESYHKRIQTDLEKSRNGNIEAASKKKRESSNDLYDVNSRYGIYFTSATFHKDRCDKTLVEYRDDIESGLSSSASNGKMTKNNIMENGGCDLIVEEGPLDNSSEVSSIIDSPGQNPPIDVNIIDPVSPNSSDIENSSPIIRDTYALSHSDHADENEAHAQASNNSVYSMISSDARQLQTTPQFVHIPLATDPSFGFHSNSSFVSNYNPDPTNTGNRAIHLGNLHPHTTIEEIANNLRAGGLVESLNHFPERRMCFVTFVDANIAFKFFMNHQVLHQLVIHGTDVSVGWAKKHSGPVSREIALAVTAGASRNVYLGLRNGQDDESSSKLALPSEEELRLDFSRIGGLEQINFYHNKECAFLNFLNISDAIKVVRAFECEEPNAVVNLTKSLRGDQAAANALYQKYKLFKVNFGKDRCGNPPKFSFKKNFDKSLGSTYQQYQDQLHACVEKSKRSKNRDHKQVNGYDENSNRGQPNQNEDVIDDEAAMVFGIIKESEKEGCEPIIDNEVEKKEQDVKGTDKPKLEVTDPSDLGSSNAVDGEQSKQVESEEHANGHLEQQSVEKVEVVEEGEEEYEDVDDDEDVSIIIGSDDTVSTNASGKYDSFNDTFGYKSQRPDTRRQKIYHQPYYQEQTNWNGRGSRNSSGISINNGGVIHPYTQFASPKFNHHPSRMSRNSSTSSFPSQGYQPSPKSRNGSFQHQPRSSVVYPQQVYAIPPSPQFIGQFTPHVRYVPVIQGQQVMASPLAQHSMENNSCGTSGSQVMAQYLSQAQTQPMGSMYSAPIYAEPPGSYTYEGRRHKDKSRKG